A region of the Oncorhynchus gorbuscha isolate QuinsamMale2020 ecotype Even-year linkage group LG02, OgorEven_v1.0, whole genome shotgun sequence genome:
AGTGTAGGCCTATTGCAGTGGTGGTTCTGTGGTTTTCTGTAAAACGTTTTTTGCCATTGGTGGTGGGGAGTTAAGATACTCTATGAAACATCCCCACTTTTAACACATATTTGCAAGTAGGCAAAGTAACCTATATGTGCTGAGGCATGTGTAAtcactcaacattgacaggactGACAAAAAAAGACATGCTCACATGCAAACAAAGATAACCGTTATGTAATTATTAGGAGACTAGATACAAATTGCTAATCCTGTCTACCAATGTTCTAGCATTCATTTATTGAGGCAAGCAGATCAGAGATGTCAAGGTGGTACCCAACCATATGACGTGTATACGTGACACATATGTATGGTCATAtcttttatgttttattttgtttattttatgAAGCCATCCCAGGTATTTACATTTAATGTATGTATATAATTACTGTTGGTAGGGGGAGCTGTGACAATGGAGTGCCTTAGTGAGGTCTTGGAGATTTCTTCTCTAATCTTGGAGAATGACTACTACTAAAAACAAACGTTTCTCTGTCTCATAGTTTTACCCTATTAATTGCATTTATTTCTATTATTAAACAGGGTGAGACTGAACATGGACAATGCGCAGGAGAAAAGGAAAGAGTGCCACCGGAGGAGAATGAAGGGGACCAAGTGCTTCGACATCCGGGCGAATGACTTGGCTTGGAAGAAGGACGAAAGGAACACAAGACCTGGGAAACCTTGCTCCTCTTTCGCTAAACTCCTAGCTGGGGTCCCCGTTCGTTAAGGTGAATATAAAAATCTAATAAGTATTTGCATTTGCCTCCTCATCGTGGGCAGCATTGCCATGCTGTCAACAGTACCAAGTAGTCAATCTCAAGACTAACCGCTGGGTCACGTTAAGTAACCTCCGCTTCCAGGTAGGTACTGTTAAGGTGTATGACTCCAGTGGTCATGACACCCACCTGGAGTTTCTCTCACAACTCATCTCGCTATCTTTTCCAGGGATCATCCCTCCCTCATCAACCCCACTGACATAAAACATATGACAAGTATCCTTTACTTTCTGTCTGCTATTAACATTATTGCATGTCTAatcaaacatttaaattaaatCATTCAATAACTGTATTTTTTACATGActtgtggggcggcaggtagcctagtggttagagcgtcggactagtaaccgaaaggttgcaagatcgattccctgagctgacaaggtaaagatctgtcgttctgccatcattgaaaataaaaatttgttcttagctgacttgcctagttaaataaaggaaaaataaaaaactACCCTGTTCCCTTTACTCTGCCCCTGTTCTCTAGGACCTAGTGGTTCTgcctaacacacagacatggatCCATCTGATGTCCTCCATTACTAACCGCCCTCCAACTTTTCATTGCATCAGCtactgttattgtcatgttgtcattatcTGCTAAGAAAGAGCAAGAAAATTATCATACTGGGCACATAATGTGAGATGCACAGATTAGCTAAAAACACTAGCACTGTAAACACTCAGAGCAAAGTAAGCAGCAGCACCTGGACTTTGCAGAGCCCCTTCCGAGACTGACTGCCTGATGAATACAAGTGACAGGCAGAACCTTCATCCACACAGCACCCACACCTCTCTATTTTCCACACACCAGAATTCAGTATTTCAGTCTGATTACCATGTGAGTGTACAAAAGTCTGAAAGTAAATTGACACACATATACCAAAAAAAATCAACGTTTATATATTTAAATCTAAAATATTGCCAGATTGGTTTTCACAGCTGTTTCATAAGGTGTTCATTATTGTACATTGTAACATTCTTTTAAATCATAGAGGACTAATGAAATAATATTATTgggatgtaagtcgctctggataagagcgtctgctaaatgacttaaatgtaaatgtaaagggggatacctagtcagttgtagaactgaatgccttcaactaaAATGTCTaatgcatttttatttatttatcctttatttcagtaggcaagtcagttaagaacaaattcttatttacaatgacagcctaggaacagtgggttaactgccttgttcaggggcagaacaacagatttttaccttgtcagcttggggattcaatctagcaacctttcggttactggcacaaccttctaaccactaggctacctgccggcccatttaacctaacccctctgaatcagagaggtgtggggggctgccataatcgacatccacatatTATTGCAGTGTAGATAAGGGAAGGCCTGTTTAAAATGAAAACATGCCAGCTAGACAAACCAGTGtatgaatcaaatgtatttgtatatGAATGGAGTGGAAATTAGCCAAAGTTTTTTATATGGTAAGTAACAATGTGTATGGATCATCAAAATTCTATTTTTTCCCCCCGATGCCTGTTTATTCATAAAACATAGAAGATGATAAATAACATTACATCGCAATTGTATGTCTATGCAAAATCATAGGAAAATAAAAGCGTATTAATAGGAATACATTTAGCCTAATTGGTAACAAATATGACATGGGAAAAAGTCAGGCTATTGATTGTCAAATCCAAATTAAATACAGGTCTTCAGGTGTATCAAATCTATAGGCGATTGTGGACTAAATCAATGACAAACTGCTGAAATGTTCAGGCTTCATCATGATCTGTGATCAAAACATTTAGGGTGTTTTCGATTACTTTTAGGCTAAGGTTATGTGTAAGAACGCAACTGCACTGAAATGAATAGCCTGATTCAATGGGATTCTCCAGAATAAAAACATTTTGATCTGTTAAGATATTTGGTCTGTGCATTGACCCCTACTGATTTTATCtttttttttgttggtatttTTGGTATAGTCTACCACTAATATTCTAAATTGAGGAGCATTTAATAAAATAAGCAAATTTTCCTGTAATGTTGAGGCTGAGCAAGACCTTCGATAGGCTAGTAAACAATGCGGAAATAATCATGGAGTTAATCATTGTTATAGCCTTAGAAAAAAGCGATCTAGGCTAAGTAAACAAGGGGTAGCATGCTTTTTGCCTGTCTCTCTTACAAGGGTTAGGCCTCTATCCTCACATATCGCCTCAATTCAAGCCCTGCTTTTAACCATAAGACATCTCCACAGAAATGTATAGCCTAAGGATGACTGTGATTGTGTCTGTTAAACCCCGGGGAaaaaacgaggtcaaatcatAACATTAGTGATTTTCAGGTCAGagaaagatgccagagtttcTGAATTAGAATTCTGAGttagatgaccgttcaaaacaaaAAAGAATCCCAAACCCCCCCCAGAGATTGCAGAGTTCCGAGttagatgaccgttcaaaacgaaAAAGAATCCCAGAACCCCCAGAGATTGCAGAGTTCGAGttagatgaccgttcaaaacaaaAAATAATCCCAGAACCCCCCAGAGATTGCAGAGTTCCGAGttagatgaccgttcaaaacaaaAAGAATCCCAGAACCCCCAGAGATTGCAGAGTTCGAGttagatgaccgttcaaaacaaaAAAGAATCCCAGAACCCCCCCAGAGTTTGCAGAGTTCCGAGttagatgaccgttcaaaacaaaAAAGAATCCCAGAACCCCCCCCAGAGATTGCAGAGTTCCGAGTTCTTTTAAATGCGCCACTAGAGACCTAGGCTACCTCTTAATTCTGAATAGGGCTACCTCCAACAAAGAAGCCCTTGTGTCTGTATTGATGTGAGAAATAGGCATATCTACACAGTAATGGTGGCTGGCTGCGATATCAACCAGCCTAAAGTTTTCTAGAACTGATATGCCTATTTTAGCTAAATCGCCAAATTAAATTGATTACCGTAGATTACGCTGccaatgaaaaatattttttcaaAATCATATACATGTAGACATTTGTAAGGCGTTTATGGTCCGATTTTTTATAATAAACTAAACACACTTAAACTAACACGTGATGCGTTACACATGTAGATGTTTTTAAGGCGTTGATGGTCCGATTTTTTATAATAAACTAAACACACTTAAAGTAACACGTGATGCGTTACACATGTAGATGTTTTTAAGGCGTTCATGGTACGATCTTTCATAATAAACTTACAAGCAAACTGACATGATGTGTCAGTGCCACGTTACACAACGTGAACACTACGTCTACATGACGTGTACACATGAGGCTTAATTCTGGAACTTATCACCCCCCATAGTTAGGGATTCACTAACCTAATGTAGCAGGCCAGGTATTCGCCTTCTGCCTGTAGCTTCTCAGTACCCTGTTATTTGCTGCCATCTAGTGACAAAGTGGTGCATGAAGCATGGGCTTTTCTGCAAGGAAGGATAGAACCTACAGGTCATCACTAGATAGCAAACACCCAACACCCACAAATGAGCACACCGGAACCTAAAACTAATCTGTGAGTGGCAAATGACGGTCAGCGCCCCGTTTTATTGTTTTTTCTAAACATGTAAACATACAAGACTGTGACCTGGAAACAATAATACACAAAGACTGTTAaccaataataaaaaatatatataataaaacacCAAAACATTAACATACTTCTTTGAATGTCATATGTTTGCAAATACTGGAATGCTTGACAACATCAATATATATTCTtaaatatatatttctatatagAGATCTTCAATATTTTATATATCCATTCATATTTCCCCTTTAGGTCCTCTTTTCAATTGGTTCACATTCCTTACATGATCTTTACCCCTGGATCTTTTTGTGGCAATTTAGACCTGAAGATAGACATCCAAAGTCTAAGAAATGTAAAGGCAGTTTTTAAACAAGCGCACACACAATCTTTTAATATATATCCCCTGCTATATCCTCGAGGTAGGGAAATGCATCCAGCACTAGCCATTCCCTCTCACATTCCCTGATTAGATAGCGTGTATACAGATCACGGTTCAAACACTATTTTAAATCTTTCAAATATTTTTTGATGTTTGCTTCAGCCTGCCTGGAGTGTCAGATGGGTGGGGTTTGCAGTTTTGCGACTATTCTATTGTTTTTATAGtcccaggcaagctcaatcaagcccagatTAAGTACTCAaaattatttcaaatagtatttgaactcaGGTCTGCACTTAAATTGGGAGAAAGAGATACTGCATGTCCCTCTGGCCCTCTTTCAATCCTTCAGTCAATGGGAATCGAAACAACATGCGTTACAATGTCGCTTTGTTGTACTTTAAGGAGTAACCAACTGCAATTTCTAGACATTCCACCAGGGAGCCAGCAGAGAGGAAATCTAGCTCCACCTCGATAAATTTGATGTAAATGGCCGAGCGTTCAGGGCCCATGGAGAGGCCCTCTTCCCTGGCTTGCTGCCCGGTGCCCCTGCAGTTCCCCTGGAGGAAGCGTGTGACGGCCGAAGGCTGCCTGCGGCTGTAGTGCTTGCCTGAGCTCTGAAAGTGCTGGAAAAGGCACTGCTGTAGGGTCCTCTCCTCTGCGATGCCCAGGTAGCAGTAGGTCACTTTGGCCACCgtcttctcccccactctcccccccGGGCCCACCACACTCTCGAACCCAGACCCGCCAGAGCCCGACGATCCAGAGAGAGGCAAGCTCTGGTCAGAGTCTTGGTGCTGCAGCGGAGAGTCTGGGGCCTCATCCTCCCCTGTGTAGTCTGACTCCGCTGACACCTCCTCGTAACCGATGGCATAAAGGCCATAAGTCTTAGGGATTCCCCCGGGTAGGAGGTACTCGGAGGCCCCGTTGCTGCAGCCCGTCACCCTTGACTGTGCTATTGGGATCCAGTCTACCTCCATGTGCAGCTCCAGGCAGCGCGCCTCGCTAATGGTGATGTCCAGGAACTTATAATAAACGTTCTTCCAGTTCATCTTCTGCACTTTGGTCATGATGACACGGCCCTCTGCCTTCTCCGGATTGAAGTACTCGCGCAGCCGCTTACCCAGGGGCACCTGGGAGCTGATCTCGGCGTAGTGGTAGCAGACGTCCTCGTGCCAGCGTGTGTTGTAGCCCACACCAAAGATGGCCAGCTTGTTGGAGAGGTGCAATCTGGAGAAGTCAGTCCATGTCTGGAAGTGCTCCCACTTCACCTGTACCGACTCCAGGATGCGCACCACATTCTGCATCACTTCCTGTTTCCTGAGAGGGACAGAAATACATGAACGGTCAAGATTAGGTTGGAACCAGTGGAGGGTTGGTAATGAGAACAGATGAAACATTTTTATGAAGACTGGACGTAGAATAATGCAGTGACACGTCTCTGTCAGTGATTTGTTTTTAATAACATCTTGGCAGTAAAAAGTATTTATTTTGACCTTGTATCCATGTTACATGTACTGTTATCAGGTGTCATTAATTCTATGGCAAAAACACGTACTGAACTTGCTCCGAGGGCTCAGGTCGAAGCTGCACGACACTTGCATTCTTTGGCGGCTGTGTTTCCTCTGAAGAAATAAAGGAACAGTATTTGTTATCATCAAAATAACACATCAAACGCTACCCTGACAGGCATATATGCTCATTACTCCTATAGTATTCATTTTGACAGTGAAGGAAGAGCCTGCATactaaatcaaatgttatttgtcacatgcgccgaatacaacaagtattacagtgaaatgcttacttacaagcccttaaccaacaatgaaggCAGTGCTTTCAAATGTTTCACACTCTCATAGCTACCTCTAATAAGAACTACCAGTCCCCTGGATAGTCTACCCACAACTTTAACAAAAAAATAAGTCTGCTGACCCCTTCCCTATGTCATCACcagaatcatcatcatcaccaccactcaccagtttccatctctccctcctggaAGGCGGAGGCCAGCACCTGGTTGCACCAGTCTTCTTGGGAGAAGTCCTCCATGGTGCTGCCGTCAGACTCCATCTCCTGGTACAGGCCACTACTGTTGATGAGGACGGGGGCACACGTCTGGGAGTCCCAGCCTCCCTGGCCAAACACCTTTTCCAGCTGCTCGATGGAGTAGCTACTTTTCCTCTTGCCGACGCCATGCTCCTTCACTCTGCTATAGCACCGGCGCAGCGTCTGCGGGTCATAATGGGTGTGTGAACCTCAGAGGAAGATCTTGAAGTTAGTGTTAGCTATTAGACTAGCTATAGGCCTGTCCAATGCCACAAATATACCAGAGACGGCATAATCACCCACAAAAGGACTGGGCTCAAGATGAATGAATGGCTACATACATTTACAGAAATTATTTGCTTTGAAATGCATATAGCTGAGGATATTTATGCAAACTTCCAGTTGGCTTTCCTGATAGCGATCTGGGTGCTTTTAGATATGTGGGTGTATTTACATACACAAGCGTTGCTTTCAACTGTATTGGGTTGCACAAAAACAGCCCATGGTAAGCCAGAAGTTCCATTTCAACTTATTGTGCCGGTGGGCAGGACAGTTGCTCATTATGACGGGAAGAAACAGACAACAAATATCTAAAGGATGGTATTAAATATACAACAGGCGGGCCTAATCCTGGACGCTGATTGGATTAAACCGCGTTCTAcctggtgtctattccacaaggctatgatgttgaaatgcctatttactgtTCCATCTCACTGCGCAATCCAACAACATCGACTGGTTATCATCTAGTTGTTCTCTCAAGAGGAGGCTTCTTACTGTGACTAACGTCTGTAACATGACCCAGGTTATCACTCAGCCAACTAGAGTGTAAACCAATAGTGATGGCTGTCACATCCACTTGTATTGATCATATCTTCACCAATGCTTGCAGAGCTTTGCTCCAAAGCAATAGCAGTTCCCATTGGCTGTTGTGACCATAAAATTATGGTAATAATAAGGAAAGCCAAAGTACCAGTCTCAGGACTCTTTTGTTGAAGATGTAAAATATTTATTTTGGTCTGGTGTGTATATGGAGGAGAAACCAGATTAAGCACTTGGAGTATTTGTAAAATTATTCTTGCCAACTGTTGACAAACATTCACCCGTTAAGAACTGTTAGAGCCCCCATAACTAAACAAAAAAAAGAAATTATTTTACCAAAACAAGATAAATGACAGACTTGGGAGCACCTCTTATTTGTAAGGGGACCTGCGTGGTTCTGGTACCGGTTCCGACCAACATTTTCGCTTATAAATAGGGCTGTGGACACTGTAGATCAAAATGGCTTACATTGAGCGATAGCCATGGTTCCAACGGACACAGTAGTATTTTGAGCCTGTGTGACATATGATCTGAAACCACTTGAAGATGGGATATCCCTCCTACCATTTAGTTCACTCTTCAACTATCCATAAACTCCTGGCTGAACCCTACATCACAGCCACTGACCAAGCAATGCAATTCAGAGATTGATTTATAGCCATCAATCAAAAATAATTAATAGTTTGTCATTGATGGACAAATTAATGAGGTGAAAGGCAAGTTGCTaacgagttcaggaagccaagcTAAGGTTCTGAGACGTTCACAGCAATTGGGGAAGAAGTTTTGATCAAGAGAGACCTTTAGAAAATAAGTACTTTTTCCTCTAACACTAAACATACAAATATGCATTTAACAGTTATAAGGAAGGTGAAATCTTAATTTTATAATTTCATTATGctatatttagaaagcatatAAGTAATATCAAGCCTTAATTAAGTTTTGTTGAATAGTAATTACATCATGAAATCTATAATTTTTTACGatatttgtactgtgtacttgagctttctccaagtgactacctcagcaatttacagtgcatttggaaaagtattcagaacccttgactttttccacattttgttacattacagacttattctaaaattgactattgttttttcctcatcaatctacacacaaaaaagaaagcttggcacacctgtatttagagagtttctaccattcttctctgcagatcctctcaagctctcaagttggatggggagtgtcattgcacagatattttcaggtctctcccaTGATGTTCCATCGggctcaagtccgggctctggatgggccagtcaaggacattcagagacttgtcctaaaggactcctgcgttgtcttggctgtgtgcttagggtcattgtcctgttggaaggtgaaccttcaccccagtctgaggtcctgagcgctctggagcaggttttcatcaacaatctgtctttgctctgttcatctttccctcaattctgacaggtctcccagtccctgctgctgaaaaacatccccacagtatgatgctaccaccaccatgcttcaccgtagggattagaggtcgaccgattaatcgtaatggccgattaattagggccgatttcaagttttcataacaatcagaaatcggtATTTTAGGGCGCCgattcaaaataaataaataattatatatattaataattttatttaactaggcaagccagttaagaacatattcttattttcaatgacggcctatgaacagtgggttaactgccttgttcaggggcagaacgacagattttcatcttgtcagctcgggggactcaaacttgcaaccttacagttaactagtccaacgcaataacgacctgcctctctctctcgttgcactccacaaggagactgcctgttacgcgaatacagtaagccaaggtaagttgctagctagcattaaacctatcttataaaaaacaatcaatcataatcactagttaactacacatgattgatgatattatcagatattatctagcgtgtcctgcattgcatataatctgactgagcatctAAGTATCTgcctgagcggtggtaggcagaagcaggcgcgtaaacattcattcaaacagtactttcgtgtgttttgccagcagctcttcgttgtgcgtcaagcattgtgctgtttatgacttcaagcctatcaactcccgatacgaggctggtgtaaccgaagtgaaatggctagctagttagctcgcGCTaacttcgagggtggctgttgtcgttgtgttcctggttcgagcccagggaggagcgaggagagggacggaagctatactgttacactggcaatactaaagtgcctataagaacatccaatagtcaaaggttaatgaaatacaaatggtatgaaaaatcataatcggtcgacctctagtagggatggtggtccttctgtagctcagttggtagagcatggcgcttgtaacgccagggtagtggattcgattcccgggatcacccatacgtagaatgtatgcacacatgactgtaagtcgctttggataaaagcgtctgctaaatggcatatattattattattattatattattattattatattataattattatggtgctaggtttcctccagtcgtgaaacttggcattcaggccaaatagtttaatcttggtctcctcagaccaaagaatcttgtttctcatggtctgagtcctttaggtgccttttggcaaactccatgtgccttttactgaggagtggcttccgtctagccactctacaataaaggccagattggtggagtgctgcagagatggttgtccatctcaacagaggaactgGACCTCTGCCAGTGACCATCgatttcttggtcacctccctgaccacgacccttctcctccgattgctcagtttggaagGGTGGCCAGCttcaggaagagtcttggtggttccaaacttcttccatttaagaatgatggaggccattgtgttcttgggtaccttcaatgctgcagaaatgttttggtacccttccccagatctgtacctcgacacaatcatgtctcggagcACTATAGACAAttactttgacctcatggcttggtttttgctctgacatgcactggcaACTGTGGGACATTTTATATAGACAgttctgtgcctttccaaatcatgttcaacaaATTGCATTTATCCACAAGCTGTAGAATCATCAAGGAttttcaatggaaacaggattcacctcaGTTAAATTTTGAGTCATGTAAATAAGTTAGGATGGATTATTGTAAGATAgcgccggagaagaaggcagacgttttacaTGCCCCCCAGCCGATTGTGTTTTTTGTTCcgttattttgtacataatgttgctgctactgtctcttattaCCGAAAATAACTtgtagacatcaggactgcgattactcaccacggactaacagaatcctttttttcctttcaCGACACTGACGAGCCCAacgcgaaggatatactgctagTCAAATGGCTATTTACAGTGCCCCCCCCCGCcgtctttacaccactgctactctgttgtcatcta
Encoded here:
- the LOC123994689 gene encoding myb/SANT-like DNA-binding domain-containing protein 2 isoform X2, producing MAAPCTSNHSPEISTPLKMPKTEVPSPESEDLSDSNQYHSNPSTPNRFSPLNVGMTISGSAGRSGSAFASNSFTACRGMSWTPSETNALIAVWGNERLTEARMQQLEVAGTVFSGKAPGPAMYERVSRALAELGYERTPSQCRERMKTLRRCYSRVKEHGVGKRKSSYSIEQLEKVFGQGGWDSQTCAPVLINSSGLYQEMESDGSTMEDFSQEDWCNQVLASAFQEGEMETEETQPPKNASVVQLRPEPSEQVQKQEVMQNVVRILESVQVKWEHFQTWTDFSRLHLSNKLAIFGVGYNTRWHEDVCYHYAEISSQVPLGKRLREYFNPEKAEGRVIMTKVQKMNWKNVYYKFLDITISEARCLELHMEVDWIPIAQSRVTGCSNGASEYLLPGGIPKTYGLYAIGYEEVSAESDYTGEDEAPDSPLQHQDSDQSLPLSGSSGSGGSGFESVVGPGGRVGEKTVAKVTYCYLGIAEERTLQQCLFQHFQSSGKHYSRRQPSAVTRFLQGNCRGTGQQAREEGLSMGPERSAIYIKFIEVELDFLSAGSLVECLEIAVGYSLKYNKATL
- the LOC123994689 gene encoding myb/SANT-like DNA-binding domain-containing protein 2 isoform X1, which codes for MAAPCTSNHSPEISTPLKMPKTEVPSPESEDLSDSNQYHSNPSTPNRFSPLNVGMTISGSAGRSGSAFASNSFTACRGMSWTPSETNALIAVWGNERLTEARMQQLEVAGTVFSGKAPGPAMYERVSRALAELGYERTPSQCRERMKVMGDRTLRRCYSRVKEHGVGKRKSSYSIEQLEKVFGQGGWDSQTCAPVLINSSGLYQEMESDGSTMEDFSQEDWCNQVLASAFQEGEMETEETQPPKNASVVQLRPEPSEQVQKQEVMQNVVRILESVQVKWEHFQTWTDFSRLHLSNKLAIFGVGYNTRWHEDVCYHYAEISSQVPLGKRLREYFNPEKAEGRVIMTKVQKMNWKNVYYKFLDITISEARCLELHMEVDWIPIAQSRVTGCSNGASEYLLPGGIPKTYGLYAIGYEEVSAESDYTGEDEAPDSPLQHQDSDQSLPLSGSSGSGGSGFESVVGPGGRVGEKTVAKVTYCYLGIAEERTLQQCLFQHFQSSGKHYSRRQPSAVTRFLQGNCRGTGQQAREEGLSMGPERSAIYIKFIEVELDFLSAGSLVECLEIAVGYSLKYNKATL